The genomic window ATAACTAGTAATGTGTGTTGTATATGATTTAATAGCTATAATTTTACATATATAATTAGTCTTCTAGTGTTTTGATGGCAATACCAAAGAGACACTACGGAGATTAATGAAATGGTTATGTGATTTTTTTGAGGAAAAATATTTCTTTAGGTGATTAAGTATAATAGGTGTTTAGGAGTTAATCTTTTTGAGATTATGAGTTGTTTGTAATTTGTCTAAACAATCCTCCCCTTTGGGTCGAGATTCTTAATTaacaataattattaaaaaaaaacaaagatgACAGAAGGATTAatgtaacaaacttaaaatttttgaaggattaaaatattttttaagaacTAATTTGAGAAACGGATAATCTTTTAAAGGCGAAGTTAATCATTTAATCAAATGAAATTAGTTAAGCACAAATAGAATCATTGCTTCGCATCCAAATCTAAGGTCTCGCTTTAAATCCCCTTTTGCAACAACTAAATGGTAATGTCTTGTCTTTCTCTTAAGCTTTGGAACGTTTCCTTAAGCCTAATGTTTGAACTTCCTTATCCTAAATCCTAGTGTATGTGCATGGTTGTAGGGGTGGCAGCATGCACTCTATACGGATCGAGTTTTTGTGTGAGTTGAGCCTCAACGTTATTCGATTAATTCgcaatttatatatgtatatgttatatacttatataaaaatatgttttaggtGGATTTTGAACTAAGAACCTCTCATTTGGAGCAAAAGATCTTAATCATAGAACCAAAGTCATCAATAAATGACTTAttacatttttttatataaaaaccaTTTCTATTTTAGTAAAAATTATCATCATGTTGTATAATTACAAGCTTCCTCTACGTTGTTTCCAATTTTATCTATGAATAATGTACTTGTAACATCATAGAGAACAAAacgtttcttctctcttttttttttttttggtcaagtgGATTGAACAACTCTCAATTTTAGGTATTACACTCATGTTTTACACAcacaacacactcacacacactacCATGAGTATCATGGGTTCTTAAACCAACAACCAGCCTCAGCTGAGATTAAAATCCAGATGCAACGTTGTATGAGGCAGATAGGTATGCCATCTATGTTAGGCCTCTGCTGCAAACATTTCTTCTCCAttataatagttttttttttttttttatcaaattcgaTGTGAATAATTTGTTCGCTATTTGTTTATATTTAGTTACGTCATTAGAAATTCAAATCCAAAATCTATGCGGAGAAGGGAGACAAATGCCACATGAGCTACAACTTATTGACAATTACTTCACTATTACTTGAAAGCGATTATAAGGTTTCATGATCCATATCAAATAACAATTTTATATCtatagaataatataaaaaatcatttcaatataaaatattataaatttataactcataatttttttggcattgtttctacCCCAATAAATTTACTGTTAGTCTttataattttttcaattttttcaattaagttcTTACAATTTAAAAGTATAGAGCAATACAATTATTACAACATCACATGTTAGGTTGTGCTCAAGATTCAAGAATTAAGCCAATATTGGCTTTTAATCAGTTTATGTGGGGAAGTAGCTATAATTCATCATGATTTTTGCCCTCTACAATGGTTACATCATGGTGATGTTTTAGAAGGTAAGTAGCAGCCAATGATGCATGAAGGGAAGCACCATAAGGAAGTGCATCTTCATTGACTCTGAAATATGGTGAATGTATTAATGGAAGCCTTTCACTTGAATCATCCTGcattccaagaaaaaagaagtagCCAGGTATAACCTCTTGATAGAATGCAAAGTCTTCTGCTGCCATCACTGGTGGCATTTCCATAACTTTATTGGTTCCAAGCAAACTCCCTGCAACATTCTGGAAATGTTTATGCAATCCGCCGTCGTTTATAACAGCAGGATAGAAAGGTTTCTTTTCCTGAAAGAAGTCGACTGTTGCGTTGCACCTCTGTACTGCAGCTTGCCCTACAATAACCTGCATATGATTCACGAATcggtcttagctcaagaggtgAAGATTGCATCATACTTATAAactaggtttaattactttgttggtccttctagtttcaccaaattttcaattaggttcctatactttttttcttttcaattgggtccctacactgcttttaattttgtaattatgcATTTTCATACCAAAAACGTTAAAATTAACTGAATATTTCTTCGTAAATTGAaggtattcataattaaaaatctaaCTAGACCTTTGACCGCATGTATTTTGAGAAAAATATTCGGTTAATTTTAACGTTTTTAGTATGAAAAGGCATAATTACAAAAGTAAAAGCAATGTAGGAACccaattcaaaagaaaaaaagtatagggacctaattgaaaatttggtgaaactataaggaccaacagagtaattaaacctataaacTACCTAGAGACTATATCTTTGAGAGATGCGTGACTTGTAATGCAGTTTACGAGATTTTAGTGAGCCAGGAATTATGCATCCATACACAATTTTACACTATGAAAAAATGAAACCTACCTCACAGAAATTAGCATGATGGGAATGGTATCAGAATATCAGTGTTTGTTGATGTATTGCACAGAATTACAATATAGATAGGGTATTAGAGAAACCTCTCAACCCATATTATTCTAACAAATGATCAAAGACCCCCTAATGGATATTAGCATAATCCCCCCAAATTTGTGTAGTTTATGTATCTATTTGCAGTGAAGTTGACTATTGTTTTGTATGACAACTACATATATAAAGCTTGTGCAGCATTTATATGGTTCTTGACTGTTTGTTATTGCATGAATGTTACAGTAGAGATTATGATGTATGTAACAAAAATAGTGATCATTAACATTGGATATGTCATGCATATAAATGAATTTATTCTTTGACATGACATACCTGCTCAATGCGCTGTTTCAGCTGCTTGAAACTTTCTTTTGAGAAAGTTCGGAAGGTGCCCCCAATAGTGACAGAATCTGGGATAACGTTGAATGCATCGCCTCCTTGGAATTTCGCAACCGTCACAACCTATGGGGAGATGCTTTATATCAGTAAGACAAAGAGCAAGGTTGTCATACACAAGAAAAACCTTTCAGGAAATAAAACTAATGTATCCAACAATCACTAATCATCACATCTGGAAAATAAGAGTTTATGAGCAGAAGTGAAGGCAAACTTCCAAAAGATCTAGATTTGTCTTGCTCTATCTCATTTTTGCATTGACATTGCTATTAAATCCTTGCCTAAAAGATCTATCCATCATCTTTGTGATCTAGACATTTATTTAGCAGGACTGGTAAAAGAGAAGTAGTAAATTATGTGGTTCTCTGCTTGCTCGATCAGGACCGAAACAGGGTAAACCGGTAAGTATTCTAGTTCTTTATCTTTTCTCTAATTTTTTCCGATCCATTTTAACAAGGAGACAGTGGATTATTTGACTGGCAAAATGTAAAGAACATATTATTTATAGTGAAAAACTAAGTATCAAAAACTTCAATCTAAGGGCAATATGTAGgggaaaatgaagaaaacaactgaCTTACCTGGGAATCAAGAGGATCGGATTCACGAGATACAAGGTGCTGTAAGCTAACAATCACATTAGCAGCAGCCAATATAGGGTCTATAGAATGTTGAGGAATAGCTGCATGACCCCCCTTTCCGCTTATCGTCGCTTGAAATCTGCCACTTGCTGCCATTATTGCACCGGACCTTGAGGCAACTTCACCTACACGATAGTTAGGCATCACATGCAATCCAAAGATGGCAGAAACATTTTCTAAAGCTCCAGCTTCTATGATCCTTTTAGCACCTGCACCTCCTTCCTCTGCTGGTTGGAAAACAAGAACAACAGTTCCCTGTGTAGAAAACAAAATAATGAGTCCATGAAAAGGTCCAAATTACAAAACAAAACGAATTCAGAAAATACTAGCAGATATGGGTGACACTCATCACAGTAGTAGAATGTAAAGATGAcgaacttttttcccttttgtttttcctttttctcccTTCTTCTAGATTATGTTCTAAGAGCAAATACAAAGAAATGAATACTTTGACATGATTTAAGATGTATGGCAGATGATAGATATTATAATTTACAAATGCTGGTAACATGGAATTAAACTTATAATGCAATCCCTGCATAGTAAACTtagctttttcaaaattttcagaacctatttatattatataaaagttGATACCAAGTTATTATAAAATGAGCTTATGTCATATTACTCTTTCTAATTGTGCATGTCAGCAATTTTTAATAGATGTCAATAATCAActcaaagaaagaagaaaatatgtTCTCATCATGCCCTTGTCTTCTCTGTTCCAATATATAAATTTGCTTATGTTGGTGCCATTTTGCATGTAGGTGCATCAAGAAAACTTGTGGCATTCTTGAAAACTTAAAACCTTAGCTACTACACCTTTCTTAAATTGTCAATTTAGTTATACCTCTATCTATTGCTGTGTTTTATGTTAGTGATGTTAAATTGAAGTCGTTAACATAATAAAATATTCTTTGCATAAAAGAACATAATTACAATAACCAAATAgtgaattttataaataaaatgaaaaaattacATGTTCATTCAAACATCAATTTAACATATTTTCTAGTCAATCTCCAAACAAGGTAGGTTTAAAATATTAGACCTTCATTATTATACGAATCTATGTATATAGTCTAATTTGTTTAGCTCTCCACATCACGTGGGTCTAAATAGTCTAATTAATCATAATTTGGCATCAATTCCATATGCTAGAAAGTAGAAACCAGAAACAGAAGCCATAATTGATTTTGACATGACCGGAAGtacaaaaataaaactaacacaTAATCATTAAAGGAAAGCAAAAGAGTTCTGATAAGCAGTTAAGGAATCTACTAATAGAAAAAATTGCAAACTTATATTGTAATCAATGCATACCAAGTTAacctttaaaaaattaatttatttttaccaAACCTTGGAAAAGGATAAGCTAAGGAAGAAAATAGCATTATGTCAAAAAGGGAAATGAAATTAATAAATCCAATATAAAGAAACAAACCTGTATCTCTTTTTCATGCTGTTTGAGAATCTTAGCAGCACCAAGAAGCATAGCAGTGTGAGCATCATGGCCACAAGCATGCATCTTTCCAGGTACTTTACTCTTGTGCTCCCACTCCACCATTTCCTAAGGTTACATACACCAACAATCAACAAGTCAATGACATAGACATAGAGAAGAAATAGTGTCAATAGCATAAAAAATATGTATAAAAAAACACCTTTATTCTAACTTCTATTGTTCTAAAAACAATAATCCTAAATAactattattttaaattctaacaaCAATAACCCAAGATAGAATAGAACCCTCTATGATTACTTACCTCATTTCACTGCTTAACATGAAGAATATGAGAATAAATTACTACAGTAATATAAGTAAAGAACATATTTTGAATCAATATGAATGTAATGTAACCTGCATAGGAAGAGCATCAATGTCACCTCTTAAAGCAACAAAAGGAGGTTTTCGAGTTCCAATGTATCCAATAACACCGGTTTCAGCAACTGGATGCTTATATGAAATTCCCATTTTGTCCAACTCTGCTCTTATGACCTCACTCGTCTTAAATTCCTCATATAGCAATTCTGGGTACTCATGAATCTTCCTTCTGATCCCAACCATCCAATCGAAAGTTTCAGGCTTTTTGGCAAAATCGAGAAACCTGGTGGGGATTGTTGATGATGAGAGTTGTTCTGAAACTGAGGAGGAGGGTGTTGCGGCAAAAAAGACATGGAGGATGATGGTGATGGAGAGAAAGAACAAAGTGAAGGAAGCCATTGGCACTCTCTTAGTGTCTACTGAGTGGGAGTGGGAGTGAGACTGCAAAAGTGAAAATGGCAAtgttttagttttcaatttttgttaaaaaaatttagattccAATCTCACttct from Arachis ipaensis cultivar K30076 chromosome B09, Araip1.1, whole genome shotgun sequence includes these protein-coding regions:
- the LOC107617296 gene encoding IAA-amino acid hydrolase ILR1-like 4 encodes the protein MASFTLFFLSITIILHVFFAATPSSSVSEQLSSSTIPTRFLDFAKKPETFDWMVGIRRKIHEYPELLYEEFKTSEVIRAELDKMGISYKHPVAETGVIGYIGTRKPPFVALRGDIDALPMQEMVEWEHKSKVPGKMHACGHDAHTAMLLGAAKILKQHEKEIQGTVVLVFQPAEEGGAGAKRIIEAGALENVSAIFGLHVMPNYRVGEVASRSGAIMAASGRFQATISGKGGHAAIPQHSIDPILAAANVIVSLQHLVSRESDPLDSQVVTVAKFQGGDAFNVIPDSVTIGGTFRTFSKESFKQLKQRIEQVIVGQAAVQRCNATVDFFQEKKPFYPAVINDGGLHKHFQNVAGSLLGTNKVMEMPPVMAAEDFAFYQEVIPGYFFFLGMQDDSSERLPLIHSPYFRVNEDALPYGASLHASLAATYLLKHHHDVTIVEGKNHDEL